A stretch of the Theileria equi strain WA chromosome 1, complete sequence genome encodes the following:
- a CDS encoding glycyl-tRNA synthetase, putative (encoded by transcript BEWA_029530A), whose product MELKDALVANKTSCENLLKRRFFYTSSFELYGGSAGLYDYGPPGCALKCELEKLWREHFIVFDEMLEVSCSCITPYNVLKSSGHVDRFTDLMIKNVVTGDCYRADKYVEDLINTVIASMETPADKKGKEPAKKVINAKLEQLSKQELEKLLVLVGDMDQKAMEEFLETYEVKSPEGNDLSKPFPFNLMFATTIGPKQEVNTVAYLRPETAQGIFVNFNRLLEYNGGKVPFAAAQIGLGFRNEISPRNGLLRVREFLMAEIEYFVHPKDKTHHRYADFKDVVLPLLSRVEQESGSAKTQKMSIADAIANSVIDNEALGYFLARTFLFLKKCGINPEGVRFRQHTSNEMAHYASDCWDAEILTSYGWIEVVGHADRMAYDLTCHSKATNTQLVANLRHPEPIPVTRVVPAYNKPLIGKTFKTKQKALLEHFEGLSLEEAMEIEAKLASDGSCKVLVGDEEFEVTRPMVSFEKVQTMVSDETFTPSVIEPSFGMGRLIYSILEHSYRVRPMEENMQDERQYVSLKPPIAPIKCSVLPLSGKEVFNPLITRVQNQLNKLGISYKIDKSGASLGKRYARTDEIGVPFAITIDFQTVKDDTLTLRERDSMKQIRIGIDKVADLVLDLLRENLTWEDAMKEFPVFSQQEV is encoded by the coding sequence ATGGAGCTAAAGGACGCCTTGGTAGCCAACAAGACGAGCTGTGAGAATTTGCTCAAGAGAAGGTTCTTCTACACGAGTTCATTTGAGCTTTATGGAGGCTCCGCTGGTCTCTACGACTACGGTCCTCCGGGATGCGCCCTCAAATGCGAGCTTGAGAAGCTCTGGCGCGAGCACTTTATCGTATTTGATGAAATGTTAGAGGTCTCATGCTCGTGCATCACCCCGTATAATGTGCTAAAGTCCTCCGGACACGTTGATCGATTTACGGATCTCATGATTAAGAATGTGGTCACTGGAGACTGCTACAGAGCTGACAAGTATGTTGAGGACCTCATCAACACCGTCATCGCCTCCATGGAGACACCCGCTGATAAAAAGGGCAAGGAGCCAGCCAAGAAGGTCATTAATGCAAAGCTGGAACAGTTGAGCAAACAGGAATTGGAGAAACTCTTGGTTCTCGTCGGAGACATGGACCAAAAGGCCATGGAGGAATTTTTGGAAACGTACGAGGTCAAGTCTCCAGAGGGAAATGACCTTTCAAAACCATTCCCATTCAACCTCATGTTTGCTACCACAATCGGTCCAAAGCAGGAAGTTAATACGGTGGCTTACCTGAGACCAGAGACCGCTCAAGGCATTTTTGTAAACTTTAACAGACTACTCGAGTACAACGGAGGCAAAGTTCCATTTGCAGCTGCCCAAATTGGACTCGGATTTAGAAATGAGATTAGCCCAAGGAACGGACTGCTCAGAGTTCGTGAGTTTTTGATGGCAGAGATTGAGTATTTTGTCCATCCAAAGGATAAGACCCATCATAGATATGCCGATTTCAAGGACGTTGTGCTACCTCTGCTCTCGAGAGTTGAACAGGAAAGTGGAAGCGCCAAGACACAAAAAATGAGCATTGCAGACGCCATTGCAAACTCCGTCATTGACAATGAGGCGCTTGGTTATTTCCTTGCAAGGACATTCTTGTTTCTCAAAAAATGCGGAATTAACCCAGAAGGAGTCAGATTCCGCCAACACACATCTAATGAAATGGCCCATTACGCCTCAGATTGCTGGGATGCAGAAATATTGACATCCTATGGGTGGATTGAAGTTGTTGGTCACGCAGACAGAATGGCCTATGATCTAACATGCCATTCCAAAGCAACAAATACCCAACTGGTTGCAAATTTGAGACACCCAGAACCAATTCCAGTTACAAGGGTTGTGCCTGCTTACAATAAGCCACTCATTGGCAAGACTTTCAAGACAAAGCAAAAGGCTTTGTTGGAGCACTTTGAAGGATTGAGCCTCGAGGAAGCAATGGAAATTGAGGCGAAACTCGCATCCGACGGCTCTTGCAAGGTCCTGGTAggtgatgaagaatttgaGGTTACAAGACCAATGGTATCCTTTGAAAAAGTGCAGACAATGGTTTCCGATGAGACCTTTACACCAAGCGTGATTGAGCCATCCTTTGGAATGGGCAGGCTCATTTATTCCATCCTGGAGCACTCGTACAGAGTACGTCCAATGGAGGAAAACATGCAGGATGAACGTCAATACGTTTCTCTCAAGCCACCAATTGCACCCATAAAGTGCAGCGTACTCCCTCTTTCTGGAAAGGAAGTGTTTAACCCGCTCATTACCCGTGTTCAGAATCAGCTAAACAAACTCGGTATATCGTATAAAATCGACAAGAGCGGTGCGTCTCTTGGAAAGAGATACGCAAGGACTGATGAGATTGGCGTACCATTTGCCATTACCATCGACTTCCAGACCGTAAAGGATGATACTCTGACGCTGAGGGAGAGGGATTCAATGAAACAGATTAGAATTGGCATAGACAAGGTTGCAGATTTAGTACTTGATTTGTTGAGGGAGAATTTGACATGGGAGGATGCCATGAAGGAGTTCCCGGTATTTTCGCAACAAGAAGTTTAA